Proteins from one Anastrepha obliqua isolate idAnaObli1 chromosome 2, idAnaObli1_1.0, whole genome shotgun sequence genomic window:
- the LOC129239655 gene encoding nucleolar complex protein 4 homolog A yields MATALGAAPTLSNASALRSQISKELRAKANDFLNSRRHANNLVDIIEHFQHCIQEKLPITAALLTLEVVFVELLKRREMCIQNTPLKPKDDSPEAKYREWLRQRYEESLNLILSSFDNEKSAEATQALVSSMKLLAAEGKYPLEKLDEPSKFPKQRLRSILQKLVSSTKLQSALLQRFKEYSEYLDLVFYSWKLMQQLSSRTAFANEVFARNYLDLINAVPVTKDVQEERKLLCLTQTTGQHTDQLDCFDYVLTRKCINKVWLSLMQWTDGMQEPVHRQMLIILLERILPHLEKPILLTDFLMDSLDCGGPVSLLALQGIFILIQKHNITYPNLYEKLYSMFEPEIFHTKFKARLFYLADIFLSSTHLPENLVAAFVKRLARLSLIAPPQDAIIILHFIGNLILRHSGLKRLICAQAAIEVSRDPFIMEERDPTKSNALDSSLWEVVSLQKHAVPAVATAARFISQPLPTTEWDLSSLLEIKEDDIFDQEITKKSKQYALAFERPQSLYLAHDDKVNQYWKLF; encoded by the exons ATGGCGACGGCTCTTGGTGCGGCCCCAACGCTATCAAATGCCAGTGCTCTACGCAGCCAGATATCAAAGGAGTTGCGTGCAAAAGCCAACGATTTTCTTAATTCACGCCGCCATGCAAATAATCTCGTCGATATTATCGAGCATTTTCAG CATTGCATTCAAGAAAAACTACCAATTACAGCTGCGTTACTGACCTTGGAAGTTGTCTTTGTGGAATTATTGAAGAGACGTGAAATGTGTATTCAGAATACACCACTCAAGCCAAAAG ATGATAGCCCAGAAGCGAAATATCGTGAATGGTTACGACAACGTTACGAAGAGTCTCTGAATTTAATACTTAGCTCCTTTGATAATGAAAAATCTGCAGAGGCCACGCAAGCTTTAGTGTCAAGTATGAAGTTATTGGCAGCAGAAGGAAAATATCCTTTAGAAAAGTTAGATGAGCCCAGCAAATTTCCTAAACAGCGTTTGCGTAGTATTCTTCAGAAGTTAGTTTCATCAACAAAATTACAAAGCGCACTGTTACAACGTTTCAAAGAGTATTCGGAGTATTTGGATTTGGTTTTCTATAGCTGGAAATTGATGCAGCAACTATCCTCACGTACGGCCTTCGCTAATGAAGTGTTTGCGCGCAATTATTTGGACCTTATAAATGCAGTGCCTGTGACAAAAGACGTACAAGAAGAAAGAAAGTTATTATGCTTAACGCAAACTACCGGACAACACACTGATCAGCTTGATTGCTTTGATTATGTATTAACACGAAAATGTATTAACAAAGTTTGGCTTTCCCTAATGCAATGGACAGATGGAATGCAGGAACCCGTGCATAGACAAATGCTTATTATATTGTTGGAACGTATCTTACCCCATTTGGAAAAACCCATACTGCTGACAGACTTCCTTATGGATTCACTTGATTGCG GTGGTCCAGTCAGCTTACTAGCACTGCAAGGGATTTTCATCCTTATACAGAAGCATAATATTACATATCCGAATTTATACGAGAAGTTGTATTCTATGTTTGAGCCTGAAATattccatacaaaatttaaagcgCGTCTGTTTTATTTGGCGGATATTTTCCTAAGCTCCACACATCTGCCTGAAAATTTGGTAGCGGCATTTGTTAAACGTTTGGCCCGTCTTAGCTTAATCGCACCACCGCAAGATGCtataattattttgcattttattggtaATCTTATATTACGTCATTCCGGCTTAAAACGTCTGATTTGCGCACAAGCCGCTATAGAAG TTTCCCGCGACCCTTTTATTATGGAGGAACGGGATCCCACAAAATCCAATGCGTTGGATAGTTCTTTATGGGAAGTAGTGTCGTTACAGAAACATGCTGTTCCTGCTGTTGCGACTGCGGCTCGGTTCATTTCACAGCCCTTACCCACAACTGAGTGGGATTTGTCCTCCCTACTTGAAATAAAGGAGGATGAT attttcgaCCAAGAGATTACCAAGAAGAGTAAACAATATGCCTTGGCTTTTGAGCGGCCACAATCTTTATATTTGGCGCATGACGATAAAGTGAATCAATACtggaaattgttttaa
- the LOC129239657 gene encoding uncharacterized protein C1orf131 has product MNLTTDFKPVLTRAALALQRKNQPSHFQALVFEDPTKTTHTNNSQEDQEKGHVSKVNNFTDKSNEFDIKKARQEVLRFAINNQRDIKNKKKMETFQLIKMGAKAPKKAYKNYKVLLDERKRLKQIREERKKFHQLGKNQTGAASVKCRSKTKLEKQQKKRAPVTAIDQNYGVVKPKFK; this is encoded by the coding sequence ATGAACTTAACTACGGACTTTAAACCAGTCCTAACACGTGCAGCGTTAGCATTACAACGTAAGAATCAACCCAGTCATTTTCAGGCACTTGTTTTCGAAGATCCCACAAAGACTACACATACGAATAATTCACAGGAGGATCAAGAGAAGGGACATGTTTCTAAAGTAAATAACTTTACTGATAAATCAAATGAGTTCGATATTAAGAAAGCTCGTCAAGAAGTCCTCCGGTTCGCAATAAACAATCAGCgtgatattaaaaacaaaaaaaaaatggaaacgttccaactcattaaaatggGGGCAAAAGCACCAAAAAAAGCATATAAGAACTATAAAGTGTTGCTGGACGAACGGAAGCGTTTAAAGCAAATTCGTGAGGAGCGAAAAAAATTCCATCAGTTGGGCAAAAATCAGACAGGTGCTGCTTCCGTGAAATGCCGCAGTAAAACAAAGTTGgagaaacaacaaaagaaacGTGCTCCGGTGACAGCCATAGACCAAAATTATGGTGTTGTTAAgcccaaatttaaataa
- the LOC129239658 gene encoding uncharacterized protein LOC129239658 — MFTRSRFLFRLSRRSYNQAAQDMAGVKPPSGPGGSTSVNTNVPGLSSNIVKPTSEPLGPGASTSGKYKVPEYYSFNRFSYAEAEVEIAKYRLPQPSAHKK, encoded by the coding sequence ATGTTCACCCGCTCTCGTTTTCTTTTTCGACTGTCACGCCGTAGCTATAACCAGGCAGCCCAAGATATGGCAGGAGTGAAGCCTCCTTCTGGTCCGGGTGGTAGTACAAGTGTCAATACCAACGTGCCTGGCCTGAGCAGCAACATTGTAAAGCCCACTTCTGAGCCCCTTGGTCCCGGGGCTTCTACCAGCGGCAAATACAAAGTGCCTGAATACTATTCTTTCAACCGTTTTAGTTATGCCGAAGCTGAAGTAGAAATAGCCAAATATCGTCTACCTCAACCTTCAGCACACAAAAAGTAA
- the LOC129239656 gene encoding 26S proteasome non-ATPase regulatory subunit 8 produces the protein MANLGGVENLYKELKSEWSKRPQNLKKCGQLLDNLKIALTKLAFLPTGDIKTSKNEMVLARDVLEIAVEYSVANKDIPAYERYMSQLKCYYYDYRQKIGESDNMYKLLGINLLYLLSVNRVSEFHTELELLSADTIQNNKYIRPILALEQYIMEGRYNKIFQAKSSAPSEIYNHFMDILLNTVRDEIGACIEKSYEKISAKEAAKRLNLDSVEEVKAFGQKRNWNLGPDGVYNFVEKVAKPKETLPSVELAEQAIFYARELEMIV, from the exons atggcaaatttGGGTggagttgaaaatttgtataaagaattaaaaagcgAGTGGTCTAAGAGGCCACAAAACCTTAAGAAGTGCGGACAATTGCTAGATAATCTAAAG ATTGCCCTAACTAAACTGGCGTTTTTGCCAACTGGTGATATTAAAACGTCGAAAAATGAAATGGTACTAGCTCGCGATGTTCTTGAAATTGCTGTAGAGTACAGCGTCGCAAATAAGGATATACCTGCATATGAACGATATATGTCTCAATTAAAGTGTTATTACTACGATTACAG GCAAAAAATTGGCGAGTCCGACAATATGTACAAATTACTAGGCATAAACCTTCTCTACTTGCTCTCCGTGAACCGTGTTTCAGAATTTCACACAGAATTAGAGCTTTTGTCGGCCGACACCattcaaaataacaaatatattcgTCCGATTCTCGCTTTGGAGCAATATATAATGGAGGGACgctacaacaaaattttccaaGCAAAG AGTTCAGCACCTTCCGAAATATACAACCATTTTATGGATATCCTGCTTAATACTGTTCGTGATGAAATAGGTGCTTGCATTGAAAAATCCTACGAGAAGATATCCGCTAAAGAAGCAGCTAAACGGTTAAACCTCGACTCAGTTGAAGAAGTAAAAGCTTTTGGCCAAAAACGCAACTGGAACTTGGGCCCAGATGGTGTTtacaattttgtagaaaaagttGCCAAGCCAAAAGAGACGTTACCTTCTGTGGAGTTAGCAGAACAAGCAATTTTCTATGCCCGTGAACTAGAAATGattgtttaa
- the LOC129239654 gene encoding uncharacterized protein LOC129239654 encodes MRVGKKANVVEAKKTRSCVVRLEKVSSPPIKATRSSGVSPRGNVQIHSDEKKFKGPLKKRPIAQGSSPAASPNTATPSSTQILAKAKEMKDRFKTPLKGVKSESAKRVADEQPSPTIAAGRSRRAIKPNPKYASEDMVTPKSIRNVAALAGTSVKRPVITAKQRKRSTSSSDDFFNRDSSDELGANELDDEVDKIYKAIEKETDSDFSDEPKVVETQVKRRGRPRKNTQSTPTSTPTPTPRPTATPRPTSTSTPRPPPPTVLKGQASQLQLLRKSFAASVNRSIEPLAGIKRPRIDSVTGGSSSDNDADAGVVARKRFLLSKSAIVRANKNSNSSDISVVARKTNQTLNGSKINKIKPGIIDVEQHKRNTTVSEKRTLMDANSAPIRIQQQAKPLHTMRNVGNTSTTPLTRTLITMPSKTQNARVMAVAKRRSASPATPKVTKTVIEEKAEESSGHKLADSPSTTVDDFETMPTFTIVNINDIINKKGDVLISKTGKSQKPDDSITSDNDLSEQIKMSEPKNAPGRHKGSIVDKYSDAIHSKSPLISTRKPTQKILNHTLLKKLSSSDSASQRSKANSSISPDKPAPRILNAMVAKKTQPVKPMIANFEDSADDETYPLSLDGDEEEEEDDAEEDTGDAEEDDEDPDDSFEVSKNKLPTSTPYLVKKRTPSAKENSQTALNRQPTKNVIQRKISPEKVVISRQGDKIIKKITCFETWYVIIPEETTPKVTRNILDIPLIKLANVATEIKLPSEDWKSKVTLHELSPTMIAKSNLITYTGDLNEYNIAENDRGRYQPSCVMFRRSVNDRAKSRLPYDRAVIFKNKTFFTNIEGKNVKLVGAPSAVNSQKDVEILLQIVDSLTLQSSLVEPTNTMQ; translated from the coding sequence ATGCGCGTTGGTAAGAAAGCTAACGTCGTCGAGGCGAAGAAAACACGTTCCTGTGTCGTGCGATTGGAAAAGGTTTCATCACCCCCAATAAAAGCAACTAGAAGCAGTGGAGTAAGCCCTCGCGGAAACGtgcaaatacactcggatgaaaaaaaattcaagggtCCATTGAAAAAGCGACCAATTGCCCAAGGCAGTAGCCCTGCTGCATCGCCAAATACTGCTACTCCATCTTCAACACAAATATTAGCTAAAGCCAAAGAGATGAAGGATAGATTTAAAACACCTTTAAAAGGTGTTAAGAGCGAGTCGGCTAAACGAGTTGCTGACGAACAGCCTTCACCCACAATAGCTGCTGGACGTTCACGAAGAGCAATTAAGCCCAATCCCAAGTATGCAAGTGAAGATATGGTCACCCCAAAGAGTATAAGGAATGTGGCTGCTCTTGCCGGAACATCAGTAAAAAGGCCAGTCATTACGGCGAAACAACGAAAGAGGTCAACAAGTAGTTCAgacgatttttttaatagagATTCGAGCGATGAGTTGGGTGCCAATGAACTAGATGATGAGGTAGATAAGATCTACAAAGCAATTGAAAAAGAAACGGATTCCGATTTCTCAGATGAACCTAAAGTGGTTGAAACACAGGTGAAAAGGCGTGGTAGGCCACGCAAAAATACACAGTCTACCCCAACTAGTACACCTACACCAACGCCACGACCAACAGCAACGCCGCGACCAACATCAACATCAACGCCTCGACCACCACCCCCGACCGTACTTAAAGGACAAGCATCACAACTTcagttgctgagaaagtcatTTGCAGCAAGCGTTAATCGATCGATTGAGCCTTTGGCAGGAATTAAACGCCCCCGTATTGATTCCGTGACCGGAGGTAGCAGTAGTGATAACGATGCTGATGCAGGAGTTGTTGCCCGCAAACGTTTCTTATTATCCAAGTCGGCGATTGTGCGCGccaataaaaattcgaattccaGTGACATTAGTGTGGTAGCacgaaaaacaaatcaaacactTAATGgcagcaaaataaataagataaaacCCGGCATAATAGACGTAGAACAACATAAGCGCAATACAACTGTAAGTGAAAAACGCACACTTATGGACGCCAATAGTGCTCCAATCAGGATACAGCAGCAAGCCAAACCTCTACATACAATGCGAAATGTTGGTAATACTTCTACGACACCATTAACGCGTACACTAATAACAATGCCCTCTAAGACTCAAAATGCGCGCGTTATGGCCGTGGCAAAGCGACGGAGCGCTTCGCCGGCTACCCCCAAAGTAACAAAAACCGTCATTGAAGAAAAAGCCGAAGAAAGTAGTGGACATAAATTGGCAGATTCACCCTCAACAACCGTGGATGATTTTGAGACAATGCCTACTTTTACCATTGTTAACATCAATGACATAATTAACAAAAAGGGCGATGTTCTAATTTCCAAGACTGGCAAATCGCAGAAGCCGGATGATAGTATCACATCGGATAATGATTTATCGGAACAAATCAAAATGAGTGAACCAAAAAATGCACCCGGACGGCACAAAGGTTCGATTGTGGACAAATACAGTGACGCCATTCATTCAAAGAGCCCTTTGATTTCAACAAGGAAACCAACTCAGAAGATTCTAAACCACACACTTCTTAAAAAACTATCATCTTCGGATAGTGCTTCACAGCGCAGCAAAGCCAACTCAAGCATTTCACCTGATAAACCTGCACCACGAATACTCAACGCAATGGTGGCAAAGAAAACTCAGCCTGTCAAACCTATGATAGCTAATTTTGAAGACTCGGCAGACGATGAAACCTATCCACTTTCACTTGATGGcgatgaggaagaggaggagGATGATGCAGAGGAAGATACTGGCGACGCAGAAGAAGACGACGAAGATCCCGACGATTCGTTTGAGGTTAGTAAAAACAAGCTTCCAACCAGCACACCGTATCTCGTAAAAAAAAGGACGCCTTCAGCGAAGGAGAATTCACAAACCGCTCTTAATCGGCAGCCAACAAAGAATGTCATACAGCGCAAAATATCACCGGAAAAAGTGGTTATTTCTCGtcaaggagataaaataataaagaaaattaccTGTTTTGAAACGTGGTATGTTATAATACCAGAAGAAACAACGCCAAAAGTAACACGAAATATACTCGATATACCCCTTATCAAGCTGGCCAATGTAGCGACTGAAATCAAACTACCATCAGAAGATTGGAAGAGTAAAGTGACGCTGCATGAATTATCGCCAACAATGATTGCCAAATCAAACTTGATAACCTACACAGGTGATCTAAATGAGTACAACATCGCGGAAAATGATCGAGGTCGTTATCAGCCTTCGTGCGTAATGTTTAGGCGTTCAGTAAATGATCGAGCGAAATCACGACTTCCGTACGATAGGGCTGTCATATTCAAGAATAAAACTTTCTTCACAAACATCGAAGGCAAGAATGTGAAATTGGTGGGGGCACCCAGTGCTGTCAATTCGCAGAAAGATGTTGAAATTTTGCTCCAAATAGTGGACTCATTAACACTACAAAGTTCACTTGTTGAACCCACAAATACAATGCAATAG